The following are encoded in a window of Phaseolus vulgaris cultivar G19833 chromosome 3, P. vulgaris v2.0, whole genome shotgun sequence genomic DNA:
- the LOC137808061 gene encoding L-lactate dehydrogenase A-like produces the protein MHKSASGSTLGPGGLDLTQAFFKPINNAAPSSTPNPHNKISVIGVGNVGMAIAQTILTQDLTDELVLIDTNADKLRGEMLDLQHAAAFLPRTKIHASVDSSATAGSNLCIVTAGARQIAGESRLNLLQRNLSIFRSIIPPLVRHSPDTTLLIVSNPVDILTYVAWKLSGFPSNRVIGSGTNLDSSRFRFLIADHLDVNAQDVQAYIVGEHGDSSVALWSSISVGGVPVLSFLEKQQIVYEKETLENIHKSVVESAYEVIRLKGYTSWAIGYSVANLARSILRDQRKIHPVSVLAKGFYGIDGEVFLSLPAQLGRGGILGVTNVHLNQEETQRLVDSAKTILQVQTELGI, from the exons atgcaCAAGAGCGCATCAGGTTCCACGTTGGGCCCGGGGGGCCTCGACCTAACCCAGGCCTTCTTCAAGCCCATCAACAACGCCGCCCCTTCCTCTACCCCCAACCCCCACAACAAGATATCCGTCATCGGCGTCGGTAATGTCGGAATGGCCATCGCTCAGACTATCCTCACCCAGGACCTCACCGACGAGCTCGTTCTCATCGACACCAACGCCGACAAGCTCCGCGGCGAGATGCTCGACCTCCAGCACGCCGCCGCCTTCCTCCCCCGCACCAAGATCCACGCCTCCGTCGACTCTTCCGCCACCGCCGGCTCCAATCTCTGCATCGTCACCGCCGGCGCCCGCCAGATCGCCGGTGAGTCCCGCCTCAACCTGCTCCAGCGGAACCTCTCTATCTTCCGCTCCATCATACCCCCCCTCGTTCGTCACTCCCCCGACACCACTCTCCTCATCGTTTCCAACCCCGTCGACATCCTCACCTACGTCGCCTGGAAGCTTTCCGGTTTCCCCTCCAATCGGGTCATCGGGTCGGGCACCAATTTGGATTCCTCTCGCTTCCGTTTCCTCATTGCAGATCACCTCGACGTCAACGCCCAGGACGTACAG GCGTATATCGTAGGGGAGCATGGAGATAGTTCGGTGGCATTGTGGTCTAGCATTAGCGTTGGTGGTGTTCCAGTGCTGAGTTTTTTGGAGAAACAGCAGATTGTTTATGAGAAAGAGACACTGGAGAATATACACAAGTCAGTGGTAGAGAGTGCGTATGAAGTGATTAGGCTGAAAGGGTACACGTCCTGGGCAATTGGGTACTCAGTGGCTAACTTGGCCCGCTCTATTCTGAGGGACCAAAGAAAGATCCACCCTGTGTCTGTTCTTGCTAAGGGGTTTTATGGGATCGATGGGGAAGTGTTCCTGAGTTTGCCAGCACAGCTTGGTAGAGGAGGGATACTGGGTGTCACCAATGTGCACTTGAACCAAGAGGAGACGCAGAGGCTTGTAGATTCTGCCAAGACCATCCTCCAAGTGCAGACTGAATTgggtatttaa
- the LOC137808063 gene encoding autophagy-related protein 8f, whose amino-acid sequence MATKSYFKQEHDLEKRRAEAARIREKYPDRIPVIVEKAERSDIPSIDKKKYLVPADLTVGQFVYVIRKRIKLSAEKAIFIFVDNVLPPTGAIMSAIYEEKKEEDGFLYVTYSGENTFGDLTSQ is encoded by the exons ATGGCGACAAAGAGCTACTTCAAACAAGAGCATGATCTTG AGAAGAGAAGAGCCGAGGCTGCTAGAATCAGGGAGAAATACCCAGACCGTATCCCT GTGATTGTGGAGAAAGCAGAAAGAAGTGATATTCCAAGTATTGACAAGAAGAA GTACCTTGTCCCCGCTGATCTGACAGTTGGACAATTTGTCTATGTTATCCGCAAAAGGATTAAATTAAGTGCAGAGAAGGCAATATTTATCTTTGTAGACAACGTGCTTCCACCTACAG gaGCAATTATGTCTGCTATatatgaggagaagaaagaagaggaTGGGTTTCTTTATGTTACTTATAGTGGGGAGAACACCTTTGGGGATCTGACTTCCCAGTAG
- the LOC137808062 gene encoding uncharacterized protein translates to MEEALAELERVQTQLLQRISKLQHSHLPSSPSQNDTVDDAGTDTVSRLSSILHTNGVPEFSFKRVPSDYYDWPLEARRDALSAASIHHLCKSIVLVNTQAPANVVDCTNRNNSKYYVVVVQYTARFNADAVKNFLYSLNNGSIAKKKFNMRLAPEETSMELTGYGHNAVTCIGMKTDIPVILDEAIVKLTPDFFWLGGGEVDLKLGIRTSQLIKFINPFIVQCSNN, encoded by the exons ATGGAGGAAGCCCTTGCGGAGCTGGAGCGAGTCCAAACTCAGCTCTTGCAACGCATATCCAAACTCCAGCATTCCCATCTTCCGTCGTCGCCTTCTCAAAACGACACCGTTGACGACGCCGGCACCGACACCGTATCTCGCCTCTCCTCCATTTTGCACACCAACGGCGTTCCCGAATTCTCCTTTAAGAGAGTCCCTTCTGATTACTACGATTGGCCTCTCGAAGCCCGTCGCGACGCCCTCTCCGCCGCCTCAATCCACCATCTCTGCAAAAGTATCGTTCTCGTTAATACACAAGCCCCCGCTAACGTCGTCGATTGCACCAACCGCAATAATTCCAAGTATTACGTCGTTGTCGTTCAG TACACTGCTCGCTTCAACGCCGACGCTGTCAAGAATTTCCTGTATTCGCTCAATAATGGAAGTATTGCCAAGAAGAAATTCAACA TGAGGCTAGCTCCTGAGGAGACATCAATGGAATTAACTGGATATGGGCACAATGCAGTAACTTGTATTGGCATGAAAACAGACATTCCG GTGATCTTGGATGAGGCAATTGTAAAGCTAACTCCAGATTTCTTTTGGTTGGGTGGCGGTGAGGTTGATCTTAAGCTAGGGATCCGAACATCTCAATTGATCAAATTTATCAACCCATTCATTGTCCAATGTAGCAATAATTGA